One region of Gossypium raimondii isolate GPD5lz chromosome 6, ASM2569854v1, whole genome shotgun sequence genomic DNA includes:
- the LOC105773851 gene encoding photosystem I reaction center subunit III, chloroplastic, which translates to MSLTIPTNLSKSLLKPKINSQLTPKVSRSLVVCSTDKTSSPPSSASPLQAFSAALALSSILLSAPQPAVADIAGLTPCKESKQFAKREKQQIKKLESSLKLYAPDSAPALAIKATIEKTKRRFDNYGKYGLLCGSDGLPHLIVSGDQRHWGEFITPGLLFLYIAGWIGWVGRSYLIAISDDKKPAMKEIIIDVPLATGLIFRGFIWPVAAYRELINGDLVVKDV; encoded by the coding sequence ATGTCTCTTACAATCCCCACTAACCTCTCCAAATCCCTTTTGAAGCCAAAGATAAATTCCCAACTCACCCCCAAAGTTTCACGATCATTGGTGGTATGCTCCACCGACAAGACTTCATCGCCACCATCATCAGCTTCACCACTCCAAGCCTTCTCAGCAGCTCTTGCTCTTTCTTCCATTCTTCTCTCAGCCCCGCAGCCTGCCGTAGCTGATATTGCAGGCCTCACACCATGCAAAGAGTCCAAGCAATTCGCCAAACGTGAGAAGCAGCAGATCAAGAAGCTGGAATCGTCGTTGAAGCTATACGCCCCTGACAGCGCTCCAGCTCTCGCTATCAAAGCAACCATCGAGAAAACCAAGAGACGGTTTGACAACTATGGGAAGTACGGGCTGTTGTGTGGGTCTGATGGGTTGCCTCATTTGATAGTGAGCGGTGATCAGAGGCACTGGGGTGAGTTCATCACGCCTGGTCTCTTGTTCTTGTACATCGCTGGATGGATCGGGTGGGTTGGAAGGAGCTACCTCATTGCTATTAGCGATGATAAGAAGCCTGCCATGAAGGAGATCATCATTGACGTGCCTTTGGCTACCGGTCTTATCTTTAGAGGCTTTATTTGGCCTGTCGCAGCTTACAGAGAGCTTATCAATGGTGACCTTGTTGTCAAGGACGTTTAA